From the genome of Ignavibacteriales bacterium, one region includes:
- a CDS encoding asparaginase produces MKNILVVFTGGTFSMRIDEKTKSAIPFFHGEEMVKMIPDARTLAKISVYEFGNYPGPHITPQLMLELSKKIDEFVKRDDVDGVIITHGTDTLEETAYFLDLTVKTEKPIVVIGAMKTSSEPDWDGPRNLLDAIHICNNTNSHGIGVLVCLNGEINAASEVTKTHTEDIETFRSLDFGSLGFVDRGKVIYNRLPRKLETIKTEIINPNVDLIKVYAGMDDKFFNFSASSGVDGVVVEAMGVGNVPPPAFEGIKYIVEKNIPVVLVSRCPAGETLDIYGYPGAGKWLKQMGVIFTDYLNGQKARIKLIICLGITKDQNELRKMF; encoded by the coding sequence ATGAAAAACATATTGGTTGTTTTTACCGGCGGAACGTTCTCGATGAGAATAGATGAAAAGACAAAGTCAGCGATTCCCTTTTTTCACGGGGAAGAGATGGTAAAAATGATTCCGGATGCCAGAACACTAGCAAAAATTTCTGTTTATGAATTTGGAAATTATCCGGGTCCGCATATAACTCCACAATTAATGCTGGAATTGTCAAAAAAAATAGATGAATTTGTTAAACGAGACGATGTCGACGGTGTAATTATTACGCACGGAACAGATACACTCGAAGAAACAGCTTATTTTTTAGACTTAACAGTTAAGACAGAAAAACCAATTGTTGTAATTGGCGCAATGAAAACTAGCAGCGAGCCGGATTGGGATGGACCTAGAAATCTTTTGGATGCGATTCATATCTGTAATAATACAAACAGTCATGGTATCGGCGTTCTAGTATGTTTAAATGGAGAGATAAATGCCGCAAGTGAAGTAACTAAAACACATACAGAGGACATAGAAACTTTTCGCAGTCTCGATTTTGGGTCTCTTGGATTTGTAGATAGGGGCAAAGTGATTTATAACAGACTGCCGCGTAAACTGGAAACAATAAAAACAGAAATAATCAATCCCAACGTAGATCTTATTAAAGTTTATGCGGGAATGGATGATAAATTTTTCAATTTCTCTGCAAGCAGCGGTGTTGATGGCGTTGTAGTTGAGGCAATGGGAGTTGGAAATGTTCCACCACCCGCATTTGAAGGAATAAAGTATATAGTAGAAAAAAATATTCCGGTAGTATTGGTATCGCGTTGCCCCGCCGGGGAAACTTTAGATATTTACGGATACCCCGGAGCCGGTAAATGGCTAAAGCAAATGGGAGTTATCTTTACAGATTACTTAAATGGTCAAAAAGCGAGAATAAAATTGATTATATGTTTGGGTATAACTAAAGACCAAAATGAATTGAGAAAGATGTTTTAA
- a CDS encoding T9SS type A sorting domain-containing protein, producing MKNFLLLFLFLCFGSATAQWKKHESIPSLSNVPSIFVEGQYVYAGADSVIYISADYGKTFFASSRIGKDVDFVSAVVKYQNKVFAGTYHYGIFVSSNNGLTWTEINNGLIGLGATDISDVVIRGDSIYAATYGAGIFVMDLTNPLQWNNYGDGLSYNNSYNVYDLKLIDDVLYAGAGGNGYFYRNDGKSSFWNEIVFGAFQGEPLIMYDILKFNSEFFIASSYGLHKSKDGINWSYINPGVGYVSGSNFAVHNQKIYIHFSKGYGRTIWFTSSNGGESWDFLEDQIGAEVLNIAVVDNKLFAGRLYGMWSLDLNATSVNDGVNISQNFQLMQNYPNPFNPETTINYLVPAVARVTLKVFDVLGKEVATLVDEYKQPGSYNFRLSANNFHLSSGVYFYTLSCLGFSNTKKFMLLK from the coding sequence ATGAAAAATTTTTTGTTATTGTTTCTTTTCTTGTGTTTTGGAAGTGCAACTGCACAATGGAAAAAACACGAGAGCATTCCTTCTTTATCAAATGTCCCTTCAATTTTTGTGGAAGGTCAATACGTTTACGCCGGTGCAGATAGTGTGATTTACATAAGCGCCGATTATGGAAAAACCTTCTTCGCCTCTTCCCGGATTGGAAAAGATGTTGATTTTGTTAGTGCCGTTGTAAAGTATCAAAATAAAGTTTTTGCAGGTACGTATCACTATGGAATCTTTGTTTCCTCCAATAACGGTTTAACGTGGACGGAAATAAATAATGGACTAATCGGCTTGGGAGCTACCGACATATCCGATGTTGTGATTCGTGGCGATAGTATTTATGCTGCAACTTATGGGGCAGGCATTTTTGTTATGGACTTAACAAATCCTCTCCAGTGGAACAATTACGGCGATGGATTATCATATAATAATTCCTACAACGTTTATGACCTTAAACTTATCGACGACGTATTATATGCCGGTGCGGGCGGTAATGGATATTTTTATAGAAACGATGGTAAATCATCCTTTTGGAATGAAATTGTTTTTGGTGCATTTCAAGGGGAGCCATTGATTATGTACGACATACTAAAATTCAATTCTGAATTCTTTATTGCGTCTTCTTATGGTTTACATAAAAGCAAAGACGGTATTAATTGGAGCTATATTAACCCGGGAGTTGGTTATGTTTCCGGTTCAAACTTTGCCGTGCACAATCAAAAAATTTATATCCATTTTTCGAAGGGATATGGAAGAACAATTTGGTTTACTTCATCAAATGGAGGAGAAAGCTGGGATTTTTTAGAAGATCAAATTGGGGCTGAAGTTTTGAATATTGCTGTTGTTGATAATAAACTTTTTGCCGGGAGACTGTACGGGATGTGGAGCCTTGATCTTAACGCCACTTCCGTTAATGATGGCGTTAATATTTCTCAAAATTTTCAATTGATGCAAAACTATCCAAACCCATTTAATCCGGAAACGACTATAAACTATCTGGTTCCGGCAGTAGCCCGGGTTACCTTAAAAGTGTTTGATGTTCTTGGAAAAGAAGTTGCAACGTTAGTTGATGAATACAAACAGCCGGGCAGTTATAATTTCCGTCTATCGGCTAACAACTTTCATCTTTCAAGCGGAGTATATTTTTATACACTTAGCTGCTTGGGTTTTTCAAATACTAAAAAATTTATGCTTTTAAAATAA
- a CDS encoding fused MFS/spermidine synthase, with translation MRKPAIKIIVSLLFVISGIAGLIYQIVWFKYLSLFLGNTTYAQMTVLAAFLGGLAFGNYLFGKKADSLKNPVMVYSLLELFIGVYCLVYPTLSLLFGNLFLSVASGLNITSQNFLFTGLRFLIAAFLLFAPTTAMGGTLPVLSRFFVDRLQDTRKEIAILYFLNSFGAVIGVVFAGFVLIKEFGLNITIYSTAALNILAGLTGLIISRQGKNVIPEADDLSNKKEDSTSIIEVSKKTAAAVVLVAGISGMAALIYEMVWVRLLINFFGSSTYAFSLMLMAFIGGITLGSFIVSQKFINKFNYVRLLTFIQTAIAVSTMIVLLFYERLPYLLWQISSIFSKSPQSFEVFLLVEFMLCFLMMVIPTLFMGMALPVASEIISVSNKKIGFSVGRVFSVNTLGTVLGVILTALVFIPFFGIKGAFEIGIALNLIAAIILSWTYRSFSIPRRIISNLFCVGSFILYLILFSSWNESVMIKGVFKSFGEVPPATFNEFSKTLSDENIIFYEEGTTATVAVTQSTTNPDKKRLIINGKPDASTYIDMPTQVLLGQIPMMLHPNPKNVFVVGFGSGTTIGSVLTHPVKNVTCAEISKEVIKASKFFEKENLNCTNDSRLKLVNEDAITLLSLSKEKYDVIISEPSNPWIAGIGNLFSKEYFKKCFSSLDSAGIMVQWFHLYEANDEVVRLVLNTFASVFPNAQLWNSVANDIILVGYKNKPVFNSTALQNKFGIPGIHKDFERIGISNLFTFLSCQSSSPRGFFAMASESPINSEIHPLLEFIAPKSFYVGKSSSYVYSFDEKFDTLSNSLLIKDFVASYHPTKDDFINAIEYNLNTNVNNRFAYGLSKYLRELYPTDYKANLLYSKSFNKLGITNSSTAALEKLIVLFPDSAQIIKDYNNQEILEKTNATSFLKLYSIKEEASAFIKTTKPDSVSMVAVYLQLAKIYLLNGEYSSAENLCARVEKILRENPSLIKLIDTESYYYYGAVSALYRNDVEKVIGYFFALTNLNRNFDDIFHLRRLMAWQISGRR, from the coding sequence ATGAGAAAACCGGCTATTAAAATTATCGTCTCTTTACTTTTTGTTATTAGCGGAATTGCAGGATTAATTTATCAAATTGTCTGGTTCAAGTATTTGAGTTTATTTCTCGGCAATACAACTTATGCTCAAATGACTGTGCTGGCTGCATTTTTAGGAGGGCTTGCATTTGGAAATTACCTCTTTGGTAAAAAAGCAGACTCTTTAAAAAATCCGGTAATGGTATATTCATTGCTTGAGTTGTTTATAGGTGTATACTGTTTAGTGTATCCAACTCTTAGCTTGTTGTTCGGCAATCTTTTTCTTTCGGTTGCCTCCGGCTTAAATATAACTTCACAAAATTTTTTGTTTACCGGTTTAAGATTTTTAATTGCCGCATTCTTACTCTTTGCCCCGACAACTGCAATGGGTGGAACACTTCCGGTACTAAGTAGATTTTTTGTTGATAGACTTCAGGACACCCGGAAAGAGATTGCAATTCTATACTTTCTTAATTCATTTGGAGCTGTAATCGGAGTTGTTTTTGCCGGTTTTGTTCTAATCAAAGAATTCGGTTTAAACATTACTATTTACTCTACAGCCGCTCTGAATATTCTTGCGGGATTAACCGGATTAATAATATCAAGGCAAGGTAAAAATGTAATACCGGAAGCCGATGATCTTTCAAATAAAAAAGAAGACTCTACTTCCATAATCGAGGTTAGTAAAAAAACCGCTGCAGCCGTAGTGCTTGTTGCGGGAATTTCAGGTATGGCCGCGCTGATTTACGAAATGGTTTGGGTCCGTTTGCTAATTAACTTTTTTGGTTCTTCAACTTACGCCTTTTCTTTAATGCTAATGGCTTTTATAGGAGGAATTACTCTCGGTAGTTTTATAGTCTCCCAAAAGTTTATAAACAAATTTAATTATGTAAGACTCCTTACTTTTATACAAACTGCAATTGCTGTTTCAACAATGATTGTGCTTTTATTTTATGAGCGCCTTCCATATCTCTTGTGGCAAATCTCATCAATTTTTTCTAAGTCGCCGCAATCTTTCGAAGTATTTCTTCTTGTAGAGTTCATGCTCTGCTTCCTGATGATGGTTATTCCAACTTTATTTATGGGGATGGCTCTGCCGGTTGCCTCGGAAATTATATCGGTATCAAATAAAAAAATCGGTTTCTCCGTAGGAAGAGTTTTTTCGGTAAACACACTTGGAACTGTCCTCGGTGTGATTTTAACCGCTCTTGTCTTCATTCCGTTTTTCGGAATTAAGGGCGCATTCGAAATCGGAATTGCATTAAACCTAATTGCTGCAATAATTCTTTCTTGGACATACAGATCATTTTCAATTCCGCGAAGGATTATCTCTAATCTATTTTGTGTAGGATCATTTATTCTTTATTTAATTCTTTTTTCCTCATGGAACGAATCGGTAATGATAAAAGGTGTTTTCAAATCATTCGGTGAAGTTCCGCCGGCTACTTTTAATGAATTTTCTAAAACACTTAGCGATGAAAATATAATTTTTTATGAAGAAGGAACTACCGCGACAGTTGCAGTTACGCAATCCACAACAAACCCCGACAAAAAAAGATTGATTATAAACGGTAAGCCGGATGCAAGCACTTATATTGATATGCCAACGCAAGTTCTGCTGGGTCAAATTCCAATGATGCTTCATCCAAATCCTAAAAATGTTTTTGTGGTAGGATTTGGAAGCGGAACAACAATCGGTTCGGTTCTTACACACCCCGTTAAAAATGTAACATGTGCAGAAATCTCAAAAGAAGTAATAAAGGCATCAAAGTTTTTCGAGAAAGAAAACTTGAACTGCACAAATGATTCTCGTTTAAAATTGGTGAATGAAGATGCCATTACTCTCTTAAGTTTATCCAAGGAAAAATACGATGTTATAATATCCGAGCCCTCAAATCCTTGGATTGCGGGAATCGGAAACCTCTTTTCTAAAGAATATTTTAAAAAGTGCTTCTCCTCTCTTGATTCTGCCGGTATAATGGTTCAATGGTTTCATCTTTACGAAGCAAATGATGAAGTTGTCCGGCTTGTGCTAAATACTTTTGCTTCGGTTTTTCCTAATGCACAATTATGGAATTCTGTTGCGAACGATATAATTTTAGTTGGTTATAAAAACAAACCGGTTTTTAATTCTACGGCTCTTCAGAATAAATTTGGTATCCCCGGAATCCATAAAGATTTTGAGCGGATTGGAATTTCGAATCTGTTTACGTTTTTATCTTGTCAATCATCTTCGCCGAGAGGGTTTTTCGCAATGGCTTCCGAATCTCCGATCAATTCGGAAATTCATCCTTTGCTTGAATTTATTGCGCCAAAATCTTTTTATGTCGGAAAATCATCATCATACGTCTATTCCTTTGATGAAAAATTCGATACGCTTTCAAATAGCCTGTTGATAAAAGATTTTGTTGCCAGTTATCATCCCACTAAAGACGACTTTATAAATGCAATAGAGTACAATCTTAACACAAACGTTAATAACAGATTTGCTTACGGACTTTCAAAATATTTAAGGGAATTATATCCAACCGATTACAAAGCAAATCTTCTCTATTCAAAATCATTTAATAAGCTCGGCATTACAAATTCAAGCACAGCGGCGCTTGAAAAGCTAATCGTTTTATTTCCGGATTCTGCACAAATTATAAAAGATTATAACAACCAGGAGATTCTGGAAAAAACCAATGCTACTTCCTTCTTAAAATTATATTCTATTAAAGAGGAAGCGAGCGCTTTTATTAAGACGACAAAGCCGGATAGCGTCTCAATGGTGGCCGTTTATTTGCAGCTTGCTAAAATATATTTACTAAATGGTGAGTATTCTTCCGCAGAAAATTTATGCGCGAGAGTTGAAAAGATTTTACGCGAGAACCCAAGCCTAATTAAGTTAATTGATACCGAGAGTTATTATTACTATGGTGCCGTTTCGGCATTATATAGGAATGATGTGGAAAAAGTTATCGGGTATTTCTTTGCTCTTACAAATCTTAATCGAAACTTCGATGATATATTTCACCTCCGCAGATTAATGGCGTGGCAGATAAGCGGGAGAAGGTAA
- a CDS encoding sodium:proton antiporter, protein MEKLNFQIPLISLLPFILMLMSIAVFPLFWNHFWEKNKNKLLVAVILSVPIIIFLFASGLSDRLFETVIFDYIPFIILLGALFTITGGIFLDGDIEATPSVNTLFLTIGAVLASFMGTTGAAMLLIRAVIHTNKERKFKVHTILFFIAIVANCGGLLTPLGDPPLFMMYLRGAHFTWFLKLLPEWFATNLLLLITYFLVDTYYHRKEPKEAIAADKRVNRPIRISGKINFIWLAGVVLAVAFLNEQYLSFIGTNHYYKFIREAVILSMAILSLLLTTKLVRTSNNFTWEPIKEVGYLFFGIFVTMVPCLLFLESNAKSLGVSEPHQFYYYSGLLSSFLDNTPTAVTFHSLALGLGAQTSNLVAGIPEEILKAISVGAVFFGSMTYIGNGPNFMVKAVAEENNIKMPDFFAYIFKFSLIILLPIFIIIQLIFLNH, encoded by the coding sequence ATGGAAAAACTCAACTTTCAAATTCCACTAATAAGTTTACTTCCCTTCATTTTAATGCTAATGTCTATAGCTGTTTTTCCGCTTTTCTGGAATCACTTCTGGGAAAAAAATAAAAACAAACTATTGGTTGCCGTAATATTAAGCGTACCGATTATTATTTTTTTATTTGCTTCAGGATTAAGTGACCGATTATTTGAAACTGTCATTTTCGATTATATCCCATTTATCATCTTGCTAGGCGCCCTCTTCACAATTACCGGGGGTATTTTTCTTGACGGAGACATTGAAGCAACGCCATCGGTTAATACGTTGTTTCTAACAATCGGCGCTGTACTTGCTTCATTTATGGGTACAACTGGTGCGGCAATGCTGCTAATACGAGCTGTCATTCACACAAACAAAGAGCGGAAATTTAAAGTACACACAATTTTATTTTTCATTGCTATTGTTGCTAATTGCGGCGGTCTTTTAACGCCTCTCGGCGATCCGCCTTTATTTATGATGTATCTTCGCGGCGCACATTTTACATGGTTTCTAAAATTATTGCCGGAATGGTTTGCAACAAATCTTTTGCTGCTTATAACTTATTTTTTAGTTGACACTTATTACCACCGCAAAGAACCCAAAGAAGCAATTGCCGCGGATAAAAGAGTCAATAGACCTATCAGAATTTCGGGAAAGATTAATTTTATTTGGTTGGCAGGAGTTGTTCTTGCCGTAGCATTCCTTAACGAACAATATTTATCATTTATCGGTACAAATCATTATTACAAATTTATTAGGGAAGCTGTAATTCTATCAATGGCAATTCTTTCGTTGCTCTTAACCACAAAGTTAGTGCGTACCTCAAATAATTTTACTTGGGAACCAATCAAAGAGGTTGGTTATCTTTTCTTTGGAATTTTTGTTACGATGGTTCCTTGCCTTCTTTTCCTTGAGTCAAATGCCAAATCGCTTGGAGTATCAGAGCCGCATCAGTTTTATTATTATTCCGGTCTTCTAAGCAGCTTCTTAGATAATACACCGACAGCTGTTACTTTTCATTCGCTTGCTTTGGGCTTGGGCGCGCAAACCTCTAATCTTGTTGCGGGAATTCCGGAAGAAATTCTAAAAGCAATTTCGGTTGGAGCCGTTTTCTTCGGCAGCATGACTTACATTGGCAATGGACCAAATTTTATGGTAAAAGCAGTTGCTGAAGAGAATAACATTAAAATGCCCGACTTCTTTGCTTACATATTTAAATTCTCTCTAATAATTCTTCTGCCGATCTTCATTATAATACAATTAATTTTCCTCAATCATTAA
- the mscL gene encoding large-conductance mechanosensitive channel protein MscL: MKLVQEFKTFAMKGNVVDMAVGIIIGAAFGKIVTSLVSDVLMPPIGLLVGGLDFSNLSIVLTSGVVIKYGLFINTVIDFVIVAFAIFMMIKALNRLRKKEEEKSTPLLKEEVLLLTQIRDLLMKK; encoded by the coding sequence ATGAAACTAGTTCAGGAATTTAAAACTTTTGCCATGAAAGGCAATGTCGTTGATATGGCGGTTGGAATTATCATCGGTGCGGCATTCGGAAAAATAGTTACCTCTCTTGTTTCCGATGTGCTTATGCCTCCAATCGGGCTGCTTGTCGGCGGACTTGATTTCAGCAACTTATCAATCGTATTAACAAGCGGTGTAGTTATAAAATATGGGTTGTTCATAAACACCGTTATTGATTTCGTAATTGTTGCATTTGCTATTTTTATGATGATAAAGGCTCTTAATCGGTTGCGGAAAAAAGAAGAGGAAAAATCTACACCTCTACTAAAAGAAGAGGTTCTTCTTCTAACACAAATTCGAGATCTTCTAATGAAAAAATAA
- a CDS encoding co-chaperone GroES family protein, with protein sequence MINTEKIIIVGDRILIKPEDNINKTNSGLYLPPGVQEKEKVQGGYVIKSGPGYPIGTPSEDEPWRENKNTKYIPLQAREGDFALFLRKDAIEVEIETEKFVIVSQAAILLLYRDEDLLA encoded by the coding sequence TTGATTAACACAGAAAAAATAATAATTGTTGGCGACCGGATTCTAATAAAACCGGAAGACAATATTAACAAAACCAATAGCGGCCTTTACCTTCCGCCAGGTGTGCAGGAAAAAGAAAAAGTTCAGGGCGGGTACGTCATTAAATCCGGCCCGGGTTATCCAATTGGAACTCCGTCAGAAGATGAACCGTGGCGGGAAAACAAAAACACGAAGTATATTCCTCTTCAAGCACGCGAAGGTGACTTTGCCTTATTTTTACGGAAGGACGCAATCGAAGTCGAAATAGAAACTGAAAAATTTGTTATTGTCTCGCAAGCGGCAATCCTTCTTCTGTATAGAGATGAGGATTTACTTGCTTGA
- a CDS encoding class I SAM-dependent methyltransferase: MNEVWNKRYSDEQYFYGKEPNQFLKDELGKITPGKILFLGEGEGRDAVYAATLGWNADAVDYSEAGKEKAEKLATEKKVIINYHVEDLTKFAPKQNYYDAVVLIYLHLEADLRELVSKKVFEAAKQGGKIILEVFEKDQIKNGSGGPKDSELLYSLQDIVEDFIDLEFEKLSKESIVLNEGEGHQGKAAVIRFVGTKK; the protein is encoded by the coding sequence ATGAACGAAGTTTGGAACAAACGTTATTCTGACGAGCAATATTTTTATGGAAAAGAACCGAATCAATTTTTAAAAGATGAACTGGGTAAGATTACTCCCGGCAAAATTTTATTTCTGGGAGAAGGCGAAGGTAGAGATGCTGTTTACGCAGCAACTCTTGGGTGGAATGCGGATGCCGTTGATTACAGTGAAGCCGGGAAAGAAAAAGCGGAAAAATTAGCAACAGAAAAAAAAGTAATAATAAATTATCATGTTGAGGATCTAACCAAATTTGCCCCAAAACAAAATTATTACGATGCAGTAGTTTTAATCTATCTTCATTTAGAAGCCGATCTGAGAGAACTGGTAAGTAAAAAAGTATTTGAAGCCGCTAAGCAGGGAGGTAAAATTATCCTAGAGGTTTTTGAAAAAGATCAAATCAAGAATGGCTCAGGCGGACCAAAGGATTCAGAATTACTATACTCACTCCAAGATATTGTAGAAGATTTTATTGATCTGGAATTTGAAAAGCTCTCAAAAGAAAGCATCGTTTTGAATGAAGGCGAAGGCCATCAAGGGAAAGCCGCTGTTATTAGATTTGTTGGAACAAAAAAATAA
- a CDS encoding TetR/AcrR family transcriptional regulator → MDENEKILEAIQDKFFKEGFYKTTMDEIASELRMSKKTIYKFFPSKNNLVTAIAMRFTEQMKRKILPILESDKNAVEKLSGLITLLSNTAGKIGDRMFGELKNHFPSVWQKVDSFRTEMMYGNITKVIDQGKREGLFVDYPTPIIMNILINSIRTTVNPEFIINNNFSMVVAAQTTFNIIIGGILTEKGKKVFNKTINQK, encoded by the coding sequence ATGGATGAAAACGAAAAAATATTAGAAGCCATTCAGGACAAGTTTTTTAAAGAAGGTTTTTACAAAACCACCATGGATGAGATCGCTTCCGAATTGAGGATGAGCAAAAAAACGATTTACAAATTTTTTCCATCAAAGAACAATTTGGTAACTGCTATCGCGATGCGCTTTACGGAACAAATGAAAAGAAAAATTCTGCCGATACTGGAAAGTGATAAAAACGCAGTTGAAAAACTTTCGGGGCTGATTACTTTATTAAGCAACACTGCCGGGAAGATCGGAGACAGAATGTTTGGGGAATTGAAGAATCATTTTCCATCGGTGTGGCAGAAAGTAGATTCATTCAGAACAGAAATGATGTATGGCAACATAACAAAAGTTATAGACCAGGGGAAACGGGAAGGACTATTCGTCGATTATCCGACACCGATCATTATGAATATTCTGATAAACTCTATAAGGACAACTGTAAACCCTGAGTTTATAATTAATAATAATTTTTCAATGGTCGTTGCCGCTCAAACAACGTTCAATATAATTATCGGTGGAATTCTTACAGAAAAAGGGAAAAAAGTTTTTAACAAAACAATCAATCAGAAATAA
- a CDS encoding TolC family protein: protein MKNLIAIILLLISSATVLPQTILTLDKCYEKARANFPLIKQKEYIAKSKEYSISNVWKGYFPQATISGQATYQSDVTSLPISLPGIKIEPLTNDQYKAVADVSQTIYDGGIMSAQAGIQKSNADVDDQKIEIELLKVKDRVNQIYFGILLFNEQLIQTELVRKDLNASLEKLNAAFTNGTATKTNVDILKAELLKTDQREIELKSSRKSFIDMLGLLINERLDETMKLEQPDIQNVYESKEINRPEMKLYSSQENLIENQNGLTIAKILPKASLFFQGGYGKPTLNMLKNSFDWYYIAGARLTWSLSNLYTYGNESEINELNKKSIEAQKETFLLNTNLSLKQQTGEIDKLNDLIKVDKEIIAIRTSVKESTKAQLENGVITSSDFIRELNAEDQAKQNLSIHTIQLLLAQQNYKLTTGN from the coding sequence ATGAAAAATTTAATAGCCATAATTTTATTATTGATATCATCCGCAACAGTATTGCCCCAAACGATACTTACTCTTGATAAATGCTATGAAAAAGCGCGCGCTAACTTTCCGCTCATCAAACAAAAAGAATATATAGCCAAGAGCAAAGAGTATAGCATAAGCAATGTTTGGAAAGGATACTTTCCCCAGGCTACAATAAGCGGACAAGCAACGTATCAATCTGACGTAACATCGTTGCCGATCTCTCTTCCGGGAATAAAAATTGAACCGCTGACGAATGATCAATACAAAGCCGTGGCAGATGTATCACAAACAATTTACGATGGCGGAATAATGAGCGCGCAAGCGGGTATTCAAAAATCAAATGCTGATGTTGATGACCAGAAGATTGAAATAGAACTGCTGAAAGTGAAAGACCGGGTTAACCAAATCTATTTTGGAATCCTTTTGTTTAACGAGCAGCTAATTCAAACAGAACTGGTTAGGAAAGATCTCAATGCGAGTCTTGAAAAGCTGAACGCCGCTTTTACAAACGGAACGGCTACAAAAACAAATGTTGATATTCTGAAAGCCGAATTGTTAAAAACGGATCAGAGAGAGATAGAACTAAAATCATCACGTAAATCTTTTATTGATATGCTGGGGTTGCTCATTAACGAGCGTTTAGATGAAACGATGAAACTCGAGCAGCCGGATATTCAAAATGTATACGAATCGAAAGAAATCAATCGCCCCGAAATGAAATTATATTCTTCGCAAGAAAATTTAATTGAAAATCAGAACGGGCTTACGATCGCAAAGATTCTTCCTAAAGCGAGTTTATTCTTTCAAGGCGGATACGGAAAACCAACTCTTAACATGCTCAAAAATAGTTTTGATTGGTATTACATCGCTGGTGCGCGGTTAACGTGGTCGCTTTCTAATTTATATACCTACGGAAACGAGAGCGAAATAAATGAACTCAATAAAAAATCAATTGAAGCTCAGAAAGAAACTTTTCTTCTCAATACAAATCTTTCTTTGAAACAACAGACCGGAGAGATTGATAAACTGAATGATTTGATAAAAGTTGATAAAGAAATCATAGCGATCAGAACTTCTGTAAAAGAATCAACTAAAGCACAACTGGAAAACGGTGTTATTACGTCAAGCGATTTTATACGGGAGCTGAATGCAGAGGATCAAGCAAAACAGAATTTGTCAATTCACACCATTCAGCTTTTGCTTGCACAGCAGAATTACAAATTAACAACAGGAAACTAA